A segment of the Candidatus Nanopelagicales bacterium genome:
GGCTTGGCCGAACGCATCGTCCTCGGCGGCGCACTGCGGCCCGGGTGCCCAGTCGCGGCGGTGACCATGGCCGCTGATGATCCGGACGGTCAGCTTCGCGCGGTAACCACCCAGGTGTTCCAGCGGTGGCAGTTGGCGCTCGCGAGTTGCCTACAGACGGCAGGCGCTGCTCCGGCCGACGCGACGCGCTTCGCGACACTGACGGTTGCAGCCGTGGAAGGTGCCCTGCTGCTGTGCCGCGCGTCCGGGGAGCCGACGGCATTGCGAGATGTCATTGCTGCCTTGCAGGCGCAAGTGGAACAGATCCTTCCGAAGCGGAATCGATCCACCTGACGACACCCGCAGACCTCGATTTGCCCGGAACAGGGAGGTTTGTATCTGTGATGGTGGATTATCAACGTCTGCTGTCGACAATCCACCATCACAGGTTCGTCTTGCCGCGTTGGGCGAGATGAGTGTCCCGGTGGCAACTGCGGTGGCGCTCGAAGCAGACTGGCGCGGACGCGGTGCGCGGCGAGCTACCGCCGATCCGTGCCCTGGGAGGACTCGACCGCATGCAGTTCCACAAAGCTGGCACCGGCTCCCCAGCGGTCGTGTTCGTGCACGGATTCGCCTGCGACTCCTCGGACTGGCAAGCGCAGTTCGACCGGCTGGCTGAACAAACGACGGTCGTCGCCTGTGATCTGCGCGGACACGGTGGTGCTCCCGCTGGTGCTGGGGGCTTTTCGATCGAGGCGTTCGGCGCCGATGTGGGCTCGTTGCTAGCTGATTTGGATCTGCCGCCAGCGGTCCTCGTCGGGCACAGCATGGGATGCCGCGTGATCCTGCAGGCCTACCTGGAAGCGCCGCACAGGGTTGCTGGTTTGGTGCTGCTCGACGGCAGTCGTGCTGGCGGAGGGAATCCCGACGACGCCGAGCGTGCGATGGTCGAAACGTTGCGAGGCGACGGATATGAGCCATTCGTTCGAGATTTCTTCGAGAACATGTTCATCGGCTCCAGCGACCCAGAACTGAAAGCCGCCGTCATCGCTCGCGGGTTGGCGCTGTCGCCGGAGGTGGGCGCGCCACTATTCGCCAGCATTGTCGGTTGGGACCTTCGCAGCGCCGAGCAAGCCCTGGCAGCGGTGCGGGTCCCGTTGCTGGCGATCCAGAGCACGACGATGACGGCCGAGCTAGTCAGAACGCCACTGGCCGCCGGGCGCGTGTCGCCCTGGGTGGAGCTGGTGCAGCGCTACGTGCTGGCAGCGCAGGTTGAGGTGATCAGCGGTCAAGGGCACTACCCGCACATCGAAGCGGCGGATCAAGTCAGCGATCTGATCGCTGACTTCGTTGCGGCTGTGCAGAGCCCTACTTCCGATTTGCGCTGATTAGGTGCCGGGCGATCCGTCGTGGTGGGATAGAGGGCACGAGTGGCCCGAGCGTCGGCACCGTGAACAGAGACGAGAGCCATGAGTACCCACGACAACGATTTCGCGGCACTAGGTATTGAGCCGGAACTGGCTACCTGCCTCGCCGACCTCGGCTACGAGGCACCCACACCCATCCAGCAGCGCGCTATTCCGGCAATGCTCG
Coding sequences within it:
- a CDS encoding TetR/AcrR family transcriptional regulator, coding for MGTDTRTRMLVAGTELFRDRGYDGTGFRDVVARADAARGSIYHHFPGGKSQLAAEVVERTGGRISELIERECVDHDPQEALARLGGLAERIVLGGALRPGCPVAAVTMAADDPDGQLRAVTTQVFQRWQLALASCLQTAGAAPADATRFATLTVAAVEGALLLCRASGEPTALRDVIAALQAQVEQILPKRNRST
- a CDS encoding alpha/beta hydrolase, producing the protein MQFHKAGTGSPAVVFVHGFACDSSDWQAQFDRLAEQTTVVACDLRGHGGAPAGAGGFSIEAFGADVGSLLADLDLPPAVLVGHSMGCRVILQAYLEAPHRVAGLVLLDGSRAGGGNPDDAERAMVETLRGDGYEPFVRDFFENMFIGSSDPELKAAVIARGLALSPEVGAPLFASIVGWDLRSAEQALAAVRVPLLAIQSTTMTAELVRTPLAAGRVSPWVELVQRYVLAAQVEVISGQGHYPHIEAADQVSDLIADFVAAVQSPTSDLR